From the genome of Saccharicrinis carchari, one region includes:
- the menB gene encoding 1,4-dihydroxy-2-naphthoyl-CoA synthase, which translates to MSKYNWETIKEYSDIKFDFFEGIARVTINRPEVYNAFRPETIMGMLDAFEICRERQDINVVVLTGTGDKAFCSGGDQKVKGVGGYIDKQGVPRLNVLDLHKKIRSLPKPVIAMVNGYAIGGGHVLHVVCDLTIASENARFGQTGPKVGSFDAGFGSSYLARHVGQKKAREIWFLCEQYTAEEAEKMGMVNKVVPLETLEETTVEWCRTIMKRSPLALRMIKRGLNAELDGQHGIMEMAGDATLMYYLMEEAQEGKNAFLEKRDPNFDQFPKFP; encoded by the coding sequence ATGAGCAAGTATAACTGGGAAACCATTAAAGAGTATTCCGACATAAAATTTGATTTTTTTGAAGGAATAGCCAGGGTGACGATAAACAGACCGGAGGTCTATAATGCTTTTCGTCCCGAAACCATTATGGGGATGCTGGATGCCTTTGAGATTTGTCGCGAACGGCAGGATATTAATGTGGTAGTACTGACCGGAACAGGCGACAAAGCATTTTGCTCCGGTGGCGACCAAAAAGTAAAAGGCGTAGGTGGATATATCGACAAACAAGGCGTACCCCGATTAAATGTGCTGGATTTACACAAAAAAATTCGCTCGCTTCCTAAGCCGGTCATCGCCATGGTAAATGGATATGCCATAGGAGGTGGACATGTGCTGCATGTGGTTTGCGACCTTACCATCGCTTCGGAGAATGCAAGGTTTGGCCAAACGGGTCCCAAGGTGGGCAGTTTTGATGCCGGTTTTGGTTCTTCGTACCTGGCACGACACGTAGGGCAAAAAAAAGCACGCGAAATATGGTTTCTCTGCGAGCAATATACTGCCGAAGAAGCCGAAAAAATGGGTATGGTAAACAAAGTAGTTCCGTTGGAAACACTCGAGGAAACCACCGTAGAATGGTGCCGTACCATCATGAAACGGAGTCCGCTGGCTTTACGGATGATTAAGCGCGGATTAAATGCCGAGTTAGATGGCCAGCACGGCATAATGGAAATGGCCGGTGATGCAACTCTGATGTATTATTTGATGGAGGAAGCACAGGAAGGTAAAAATGCTTTCCTTGAAAAACGCGATCCCAACTTTGATCAGTTCCCTAAGTTTCCTTGA
- a CDS encoding phosphotransferase enzyme family protein, translating into METKLFKIAERFQIDGEIKDIKPLGEGFINDTYILTTVSADSPNYLMQRKNKNIFTDVPAMMDNIERITQHLKTKIHEQGGDPMREAMTVTKTKDGKLYYKDEEGEFWALCLFIQGSVTHEAADTPELAYAGGKGIGKFQSMTSDFKGSLKDILPGFHNIRFRFKQWDEVLAKDPVGRKKELAREISWIEDRRDEMLAFWQLVEDGTIPTRVTHNDTKINNILFDDKGDVLCVIDLDTVLSSTVLNDFGDAIRSYTNTGLEDDKDLEKVSMDIDIFTAYTKGYLSETKSFLTQPEIDHLAFSAKYITYEQVLRFLMDYIDGDNYYKIKYPQHNLVRTHAQYKLLQSIESQYQKMKEVVKANV; encoded by the coding sequence ATGGAAACAAAGTTATTTAAAATTGCGGAACGCTTTCAGATCGACGGCGAAATAAAAGACATCAAACCATTGGGCGAAGGTTTTATCAACGATACCTATATATTAACAACCGTTTCTGCCGATTCGCCAAATTACCTGATGCAGCGTAAGAATAAAAATATTTTTACCGATGTGCCGGCCATGATGGATAATATCGAAAGAATAACCCAGCATTTAAAAACGAAGATACACGAACAGGGTGGCGACCCTATGCGGGAGGCCATGACCGTTACTAAAACCAAAGACGGCAAACTTTATTATAAAGATGAGGAAGGTGAGTTTTGGGCGCTGTGTTTGTTTATTCAAGGCAGTGTAACGCACGAAGCAGCCGATACACCCGAATTAGCCTATGCTGGAGGAAAAGGCATTGGTAAATTTCAAAGCATGACCTCCGATTTTAAAGGCAGCTTAAAGGATATACTACCCGGATTCCACAATATCCGCTTTCGTTTTAAACAGTGGGACGAGGTACTGGCAAAAGATCCCGTGGGACGTAAAAAAGAACTGGCCAGGGAAATTTCCTGGATAGAAGACAGAAGAGACGAGATGCTGGCTTTCTGGCAACTGGTTGAAGATGGTACTATCCCCACAAGGGTAACACACAACGACACAAAAATAAACAACATTCTTTTCGACGACAAGGGCGATGTGCTTTGTGTGATTGACCTGGATACCGTGTTGAGCAGTACGGTGCTCAATGATTTTGGCGATGCCATCCGTTCCTACACCAATACCGGGTTAGAGGACGACAAAGATCTGGAAAAAGTATCCATGGACATAGATATTTTTACGGCTTACACCAAAGGTTATCTGTCGGAAACAAAATCGTTTTTAACGCAGCCCGAGATAGACCACCTTGCTTTTTCGGCTAAATACATCACTTATGAGCAGGTTCTCCGGTTTTTGATGGACTATATCGATGGCGACAATTATTATAAAATCAAGTACCCTCAGCACAATTTGGTGCGTACCCATGCACAATATAAATTGCTGCAAAGTATTGAATCGCAATACCAAAAAATGAAGGAAGTGGTTAAAGCAAATGTATGA
- a CDS encoding nucleoid-associated protein yields the protein MIDFSQAIIDKLVVHQVGCRAEAEPIRFSKDIMHLQNDETVADVLLGYFFKPFKEDAYYNFWHPEDISQNEVYTTIDSLFGNASAFYDASIRIAELLYENSNHPKIKGGEFYMAIFSNVVVDGELVNAIGIFKSENKETFLKVYLKDQNFELGTQEGINIKRLDKGCLIFNTEKEQGYKICSVDNINKGNEARFWVDDFLGLQPREDNYYFTRNYMEMCRGFVNDVYNKDNEVARADQIDMLNKSMDFFSSKDNFNEAHFEHEVIGQPEVIDAFKDYKESYQQESSIPLKEEFDISKSAVKGQKSTFKSILKLDKNFHVYIHGRRDYIERGYDQQKGLNYYTLYYEIES from the coding sequence ATGATTGATTTTTCGCAAGCTATCATCGATAAGCTGGTAGTGCATCAGGTGGGGTGCAGAGCCGAGGCCGAACCAATACGCTTTTCAAAAGATATAATGCATTTGCAAAATGACGAAACGGTGGCTGATGTTTTGTTGGGCTATTTTTTTAAGCCTTTTAAAGAGGATGCTTATTATAATTTTTGGCATCCTGAAGATATTAGTCAAAATGAGGTTTACACCACCATCGATTCTCTTTTTGGTAATGCGTCGGCATTTTATGATGCATCCATACGTATTGCCGAGCTGTTGTACGAAAATTCCAACCACCCCAAGATTAAAGGAGGTGAGTTTTACATGGCCATCTTCAGTAATGTGGTGGTAGATGGCGAGCTGGTTAACGCCATCGGTATTTTTAAATCGGAGAATAAGGAAACTTTTTTAAAGGTTTATTTAAAAGACCAAAATTTTGAGCTGGGAACCCAGGAAGGTATCAATATTAAAAGGCTCGACAAAGGATGCCTTATTTTTAATACCGAAAAGGAACAAGGGTACAAAATCTGTTCTGTCGACAATATCAATAAAGGTAACGAAGCCCGCTTTTGGGTAGACGATTTTTTGGGACTTCAGCCCCGGGAGGATAATTATTATTTTACCCGTAATTATATGGAGATGTGCCGCGGTTTTGTAAACGATGTGTATAATAAGGACAATGAAGTGGCACGTGCCGACCAAATTGATATGCTGAATAAATCGATGGATTTTTTTAGTAGTAAGGATAATTTTAACGAAGCCCACTTTGAACACGAGGTAATTGGTCAGCCCGAAGTAATTGACGCATTTAAAGATTACAAGGAAAGTTATCAACAAGAGTCGAGCATTCCCTTAAAAGAAGAATTTGACATTTCAAAGAGTGCAGTTAAAGGCCAAAAAAGTACTTTTAAATCTATCCTAAAGCTCGATAAAAACTTTCATGTGTACATACACGGGCGACGTGATTACATAGAACGAGGCTACGACCAGCAAAAGGGATTGAACTATTACACCTTATATTACGAAATAGAAAGCTAA
- a CDS encoding chorismate-binding protein yields the protein MEKVSQSQILKYCLKQKIPFAIYKLPRAVDAVLIISETVQKIGVEELFMAGEDIYVMAPFSLLEQKVLCLKCDFVIEAEVDMSVFEQIKKIKSHKEEVQEPSFCTDYAAYKNQFQKMLTEIQNGRISKAILSRIKHLDGINAEGADDFFYELCQSYPKAYTYMAYTPQSGLWTGASPELLFKAVEGVGTVVALAGTKKKQGERIAWGDKERDEQQMVSDFVLGVLNKYGIRNAVVKGPDTVVAGKILHLKTQFGFGTEQITDRLGSFVSDLHPTPAVCGLPKQESMKVIAEVELHKRTFYAGFLGRIRPNQIRLYVNIRSMKFTNGGVDLYLGGGITSGSDVNNEWRETELKAQTLSSVIKKVKGMRKLVNKDADNAIE from the coding sequence GTGGAAAAAGTAAGTCAGTCGCAGATATTGAAGTATTGCTTAAAGCAAAAAATACCGTTTGCTATTTACAAGTTACCCAGAGCCGTTGATGCTGTGTTAATTATTTCAGAAACAGTGCAAAAAATTGGCGTTGAGGAGCTGTTTATGGCAGGTGAAGATATTTATGTGATGGCTCCATTTTCGTTGCTGGAGCAAAAAGTGCTTTGTTTAAAATGTGACTTTGTAATTGAAGCTGAGGTGGATATGTCAGTTTTTGAGCAGATAAAAAAGATAAAATCGCATAAGGAAGAAGTACAGGAACCTTCTTTTTGCACCGATTATGCGGCTTATAAAAATCAATTTCAGAAGATGCTGACCGAGATACAAAACGGCAGAATTTCGAAAGCTATTTTATCGCGAATAAAACATTTGGATGGAATAAATGCCGAAGGAGCAGACGACTTTTTTTATGAGCTGTGCCAGTCTTATCCCAAGGCATATACCTATATGGCTTACACACCGCAATCCGGATTGTGGACAGGAGCCAGTCCTGAGTTGCTGTTTAAGGCGGTAGAGGGGGTGGGTACGGTAGTGGCGCTGGCGGGAACAAAAAAAAAGCAGGGTGAGCGCATTGCATGGGGGGACAAAGAACGGGACGAGCAGCAAATGGTAAGCGATTTTGTATTGGGTGTGCTCAACAAATACGGCATACGCAACGCCGTTGTAAAGGGACCCGATACAGTGGTAGCAGGCAAAATATTACACCTGAAAACACAATTTGGTTTTGGTACAGAGCAAATTACCGACCGGCTGGGAAGTTTTGTCAGCGATTTACATCCCACGCCGGCCGTGTGTGGTTTGCCAAAGCAAGAATCGATGAAAGTAATTGCTGAGGTAGAACTGCACAAGCGTACTTTTTATGCCGGCTTTTTAGGACGGATACGTCCTAACCAAATAAGGCTGTATGTAAACATACGGAGCATGAAATTTACCAATGGTGGTGTAGATTTGTACCTGGGTGGCGGAATAACATCAGGTTCGGATGTGAATAATGAATGGCGCGAAACTGAGCTGAAAGCACAAACCTTGAGCAGCGTGATAAAAAAAGTAAAAGGGATGAGGAAATTGGTAAATAAAGACGCTGATAACGCTATTGAGTGA
- a CDS encoding SusC/RagA family TonB-linked outer membrane protein, translating into MTKSFLSLFLLVFFASATMVAQHQVTGKIVDESGEPIPGVNIVEKENTMNGTITNFDGVYNLTVGSDQSTLVLSFIGFKLQEVPVAGQSVVNVTMEADITGLDEVVVTALGIKREKKALGYAIQEVAGEAILESREANVANALSGKVSGLQVIKSSAGPAASSKIVLRGNSSLTGDNQPLIVVDGIPVDNFTGASNNDYWNPSTDMGNGLGDINPDDIESMSVLKGASAAALYGSRAGNGVILITTKSGKKTEGLGITVSSTFGFETIFANPDMQNSFGQGTNGVFDNLSTSSWGPKIEGQQVTKWDESSGPLTAYDNVENYFDVGVTQDYNVSFQQQYEKTSVYTSFTHKDDKSMIPGAKLRRTNLLARSTSKFGPDERWTLDTKVQYGNTTAKNRPLLGVNPSNAYYTMYLLPVSMDIRDFDPSVDASGNMIWYGGGSQVNPYWGAKYNLNEDSRDRFIMHGSLKYKFNHWLNAEIKGGSDRYTTNTESKQYAGSPLSSGGRYSLGKNVFYENNFSALISASRDNLIGNIGGSAMLGGNLMSQQSSGLSGSSGELEVPNLFSLNNGVDNPGVSESFRERKINSVYGNVQLNYDGYFFLEGTFRNDWSSTLSEENRSFFYPSITASYLVTDMLSKMDVSVPAWLTFGKVRASYAEVGNDLGPYELYNTYWIGKDPLGTTTAGAGKTLFDSSVRSELIKSYEVGAELRLFQNRLAVDFAWYKSNATRQLINLPMDPISGYTAKKINAGDIQNKGIELMVNGTILKSKEGLNWDMQLNYSKNENTIEELAEGVEEYHLGGFDNVKILAEVGGMYGEIYGTTFLRVTDEKSEHFGKILLDGNGYPQADPELKKLGNQQPDAMVGWVNSFTYKGLNLSFQFDGRFGGEIFSGTNQGMQLAGTAGVTAPGGMREDITVDGVTESGGSYVANTNAISPQDYWSAVAGAGNVGIVEANVYDATNIRLRNIRLNYSLRGKVLENTPLQRVKVGFTVNNVWLIKSHLNGVDPESVFATGTNAVGFENAAPPTTRTFIFNLSLDF; encoded by the coding sequence ATGACGAAAAGTTTTTTAAGTCTGTTTTTGCTTGTGTTTTTTGCTTCGGCTACAATGGTTGCCCAGCATCAGGTTACAGGTAAAATAGTAGATGAATCGGGCGAACCGATACCCGGAGTAAATATAGTGGAAAAGGAAAATACAATGAACGGTACCATCACCAATTTTGATGGGGTTTATAATTTGACCGTTGGTAGCGACCAATCTACCCTGGTTCTTTCCTTTATTGGTTTTAAGCTTCAGGAGGTTCCGGTAGCTGGTCAGTCAGTGGTAAACGTTACCATGGAAGCGGATATTACAGGTCTTGACGAAGTGGTAGTAACCGCCTTGGGTATTAAGCGCGAGAAAAAGGCACTTGGTTATGCCATTCAGGAAGTAGCCGGTGAAGCTATTCTTGAATCGAGAGAAGCTAACGTTGCCAATGCCTTGAGCGGTAAGGTATCCGGTTTGCAAGTAATTAAGTCAAGTGCAGGTCCGGCTGCTTCATCAAAAATTGTGTTACGGGGTAACAGTTCGTTAACCGGAGATAACCAGCCGCTTATTGTGGTGGACGGAATTCCGGTGGATAACTTTACAGGAGCCTCCAACAATGATTATTGGAACCCCTCAACAGATATGGGTAACGGCCTTGGCGATATCAATCCCGACGATATAGAAAGTATGTCGGTGCTTAAAGGTGCTTCAGCTGCTGCCTTGTACGGGTCGCGTGCAGGTAATGGTGTAATATTGATTACTACCAAATCGGGTAAAAAAACAGAAGGTTTGGGTATTACAGTTTCATCCACTTTTGGGTTTGAAACCATTTTTGCCAATCCCGATATGCAAAATTCATTCGGACAAGGAACAAACGGTGTTTTTGATAATCTTAGCACAAGCAGTTGGGGGCCAAAGATTGAAGGACAGCAAGTAACAAAATGGGACGAATCCTCAGGTCCGCTTACAGCCTACGATAATGTCGAAAATTATTTCGATGTTGGTGTTACGCAGGATTATAATGTTTCGTTTCAGCAGCAATACGAAAAAACATCGGTTTACACCTCTTTTACGCACAAGGACGATAAAAGCATGATACCGGGTGCCAAGTTGCGGAGAACAAATCTGTTGGCGAGGTCCACATCTAAATTTGGTCCCGATGAGCGATGGACCCTGGATACAAAAGTACAGTATGGTAATACGACGGCAAAAAACAGGCCTTTGCTTGGTGTAAACCCTTCAAATGCTTATTATACCATGTATCTGCTGCCCGTGTCCATGGATATTCGCGATTTTGATCCCTCGGTGGATGCTTCTGGAAACATGATATGGTACGGTGGAGGTAGTCAGGTAAATCCATACTGGGGTGCCAAATATAACCTGAACGAGGATAGCCGCGATAGATTTATCATGCACGGATCGTTGAAATATAAGTTTAACCATTGGCTAAATGCTGAAATTAAGGGTGGATCCGACCGCTATACTACCAATACGGAGTCGAAGCAATATGCAGGCAGTCCTTTGTCATCGGGTGGTCGTTACAGCCTGGGTAAAAATGTTTTCTACGAAAACAACTTTAGTGCTTTAATATCTGCGTCGCGTGATAATTTAATAGGTAATATTGGAGGTTCCGCCATGCTTGGAGGCAACCTGATGTCGCAACAAAGTTCTGGTTTATCGGGTAGCTCTGGTGAGCTTGAAGTACCCAATTTATTTTCGTTGAATAACGGTGTAGATAATCCGGGGGTTAGCGAGAGTTTTAGAGAAAGGAAAATAAATTCGGTATATGGTAACGTACAATTGAATTACGATGGTTATTTCTTTTTAGAAGGTACTTTCCGCAACGATTGGTCTTCTACTTTGAGCGAGGAAAACCGTTCTTTCTTTTATCCATCTATAACGGCTTCTTATTTAGTTACCGATATGTTGAGCAAAATGGATGTGTCGGTACCCGCTTGGCTTACCTTTGGTAAGGTGAGAGCTTCTTACGCCGAAGTGGGTAATGATTTAGGTCCTTATGAATTGTATAATACGTATTGGATTGGGAAAGATCCCCTTGGAACAACCACCGCGGGAGCCGGAAAAACTTTGTTTGACTCCAGCGTGCGCAGTGAGCTAATTAAATCCTATGAGGTAGGTGCCGAATTACGACTGTTTCAAAATCGTCTGGCTGTTGATTTTGCATGGTATAAATCTAACGCAACACGCCAGCTAATTAATTTACCTATGGATCCCATTAGTGGATACACAGCTAAAAAAATCAATGCGGGAGATATTCAAAACAAGGGTATTGAGTTAATGGTAAATGGTACCATCCTAAAAAGCAAAGAAGGTCTTAACTGGGATATGCAGTTAAACTATTCTAAAAATGAAAATACTATTGAAGAACTGGCCGAAGGTGTAGAAGAGTATCATCTTGGCGGTTTTGATAATGTAAAGATTTTAGCTGAGGTAGGTGGTATGTACGGCGAAATTTATGGTACTACTTTCCTAAGGGTTACAGATGAAAAAAGTGAGCATTTTGGTAAAATTTTGCTCGATGGTAATGGATACCCCCAGGCTGATCCTGAACTTAAAAAGTTGGGTAATCAGCAACCAGACGCTATGGTAGGTTGGGTAAACTCATTTACTTACAAAGGATTAAATTTGAGCTTCCAGTTTGATGGACGTTTTGGCGGGGAAATATTTTCCGGAACCAATCAGGGGATGCAACTGGCCGGTACGGCAGGGGTAACAGCACCTGGTGGAATGCGTGAGGATATTACTGTAGATGGTGTTACCGAGTCGGGTGGATCATACGTTGCCAATACCAATGCAATTTCACCCCAGGATTATTGGTCGGCCGTGGCAGGTGCCGGTAATGTGGGTATTGTTGAAGCCAACGTTTACGATGCAACCAATATCAGATTAAGGAATATAAGGTTGAATTATAGTTTGAGAGGTAAAGTGCTTGAGAATACACCTTTGCAGCGTGTTAAAGTGGGTTTCACCGTGAATAATGTTTGGCTAATCAAAAGTCACTTGAACGGAGTTGATCCAGAATCGGTGTTTGCAACAGGAACCAATGCTGTTGGTTTTGAAAATGCAGCTCCTCCTACCACAAGAACCTTTATTTTTAATTTATCGCTGGACTTTTAA
- the menD gene encoding 2-succinyl-5-enolpyruvyl-6-hydroxy-3-cyclohexene-1-carboxylic-acid synthase, producing MTKTLSDKSVVQIVVQQCLKLGLKEVVISPGSRNAPLTLSFNVLKGVKCYTIVDERSAGFFALGMAQQLKRPVAVLCTSGTAALNYAPAVAEAFYQEIPLLILTADRPPEWIGQADGQTINQSNIFANYIRYKRDLPVQINHSDDQWYVERSVSEAFEKMVYPVAGPAHINIPLREPLYGRTLAMPLQKQPYHNLMPATVLDESQLRVLTQEWSNAEAVMLLTGVMLPDAQLNRALNHLAENANTVVLTETSSNLKGDRFIQCIDRQVFSINTFEIASFKPSLLITFGGQIVSKQIKSVLRNHPPKAHWHISLNENVIDTFQHLTMNIKMKPSSFFSQVAPKVQNTEGRYRHIWQQRSQKNKKIHMAYTHEVPWSDFKALAHIFAHIPEGTVLHLANSTPVRYAQLFQDEIKVNSFSNRGTSGIDGSVSTAVGAAMVLDAPNLLVTGDLSFFYDSNGLWNKYLKQNFKVVVINNGGGGIFRFIPGPAETAELEEFFEAKHQQSAKYIAKAFGLNYFSCSNGEELISAYQRMMECNDKASLLEVFTPGELNGKILRKYFKNLQTNR from the coding sequence ATGACAAAAACCTTATCCGATAAATCGGTAGTGCAAATAGTAGTGCAGCAATGCCTTAAACTAGGACTTAAAGAAGTGGTTATTTCGCCGGGCTCGCGTAATGCCCCTTTAACCCTATCATTTAATGTTTTAAAAGGGGTTAAGTGCTACACCATTGTAGATGAGCGCAGTGCCGGTTTTTTTGCTTTAGGAATGGCGCAGCAGCTCAAAAGACCTGTTGCCGTTTTATGCACCAGTGGTACGGCAGCACTCAATTATGCGCCTGCGGTTGCCGAAGCATTTTATCAGGAAATACCTTTGCTGATTTTAACGGCGGACAGGCCTCCGGAATGGATTGGCCAGGCCGATGGACAAACGATAAATCAATCAAATATTTTTGCCAATTATATTCGCTATAAACGCGATTTACCTGTGCAAATAAACCACTCCGACGACCAATGGTACGTGGAACGCAGCGTGAGCGAAGCATTTGAAAAAATGGTTTATCCGGTGGCCGGACCTGCGCACATAAACATACCTTTGCGCGAGCCTTTGTATGGGCGCACGCTAGCCATGCCATTGCAAAAACAACCCTATCACAATTTAATGCCTGCTACAGTGCTCGACGAAAGCCAATTAAGGGTGCTGACGCAAGAGTGGAGTAATGCCGAAGCGGTGATGTTGCTTACGGGCGTAATGTTGCCGGATGCACAGCTTAACCGGGCTTTAAATCATCTGGCCGAAAATGCCAATACGGTGGTTTTAACCGAAACAAGCTCTAACTTAAAAGGGGATCGTTTTATTCAATGTATCGATCGACAGGTTTTTAGCATAAATACCTTCGAAATAGCTTCGTTTAAACCCAGCTTGCTCATTACTTTTGGTGGTCAGATAGTAAGCAAACAGATTAAAAGTGTGTTGCGAAACCACCCTCCCAAAGCCCATTGGCATATTTCTTTAAATGAAAATGTGATAGATACCTTTCAGCACCTGACGATGAATATAAAAATGAAGCCAAGTTCATTTTTTAGTCAGGTAGCCCCCAAAGTGCAAAATACAGAAGGTCGTTATCGGCACATATGGCAGCAGCGAAGCCAGAAAAACAAAAAGATTCACATGGCCTATACCCACGAAGTGCCATGGAGCGATTTTAAAGCGCTTGCCCATATATTCGCCCATATACCCGAAGGCACGGTTTTGCACCTGGCCAATAGTACGCCGGTGAGATATGCCCAACTTTTTCAGGACGAAATTAAGGTGAACTCCTTTTCAAACAGGGGTACTAGCGGGATAGATGGAAGTGTAAGTACGGCGGTGGGTGCCGCAATGGTATTAGATGCGCCAAACCTATTAGTGACGGGCGATTTGTCGTTTTTTTACGATTCTAACGGATTGTGGAATAAGTACCTGAAACAAAATTTTAAGGTGGTGGTTATAAACAACGGTGGAGGTGGTATATTTCGCTTTATTCCGGGACCTGCGGAAACAGCGGAGTTGGAGGAGTTTTTCGAAGCAAAACATCAGCAGTCGGCAAAATACATTGCAAAAGCCTTTGGGTTAAATTATTTTAGCTGTTCTAATGGGGAGGAGTTAATATCGGCTTATCAACGAATGATGGAATGTAATGATAAAGCCAGCCTTTTGGAGGTTTTTACGCCAGGAGAACTAAATGGAAAGATATTACGTAAATATTTTAAAAATTTACAAACAAACCGATAA
- a CDS encoding universal stress protein, which yields MKNILILTDFSSTARNAALYALKMFDNDSDVVFKLLNAYDLEFSGSPYVMQVKEEMAYESKKGLKQELKVLNQSFPSADIEVLSTFGTLIDVIHDYIAKHHPHLIVLGCRGESALENFLLGSNAYEVIKNIKAPILVIPKSAEFKKPKKIVFATDLKDIKNKDVTTPIRDLLERFGSELVFVNVLDDEYVNRLDAENRITTHFPNTDLTFNFIEGDDVSKTIFKFMHENDAEIVAMVRRDVSFFDRIFHPSLTKKMVLQPEYPMLVLHDDLE from the coding sequence ATGAAAAACATACTAATATTGACCGATTTTTCGAGCACAGCCCGAAATGCTGCGCTCTACGCCTTAAAAATGTTTGATAACGACTCTGATGTCGTTTTTAAACTACTCAACGCCTATGATCTCGAATTTAGCGGAAGCCCCTATGTGATGCAGGTAAAAGAAGAGATGGCGTATGAAAGTAAAAAAGGCTTAAAGCAAGAATTAAAAGTGCTTAACCAGTCTTTTCCTTCGGCAGATATAGAAGTACTCTCTACCTTTGGAACCTTGATTGACGTAATACACGATTACATTGCCAAGCACCACCCACACTTAATAGTATTGGGCTGCAGAGGCGAATCAGCACTTGAAAATTTTTTGTTGGGTTCAAATGCCTACGAAGTTATCAAAAATATTAAAGCACCTATTTTGGTGATTCCGAAAAGCGCAGAATTCAAAAAGCCCAAAAAAATTGTTTTTGCAACGGATTTAAAAGATATAAAAAACAAGGACGTTACCACTCCCATTCGTGATTTGTTAGAGCGGTTTGGGTCGGAACTCGTTTTTGTGAATGTATTGGACGATGAATATGTGAACCGCTTAGATGCCGAAAATAGAATAACTACTCACTTTCCGAATACCGATTTAACATTTAATTTTATTGAAGGCGACGATGTGAGTAAAACTATTTTTAAATTCATGCACGAAAACGATGCCGAAATAGTAGCTATGGTGCGTCGCGATGTAAGCTTCTTCGACCGTATATTTCACCCGAGCCTTACCAAAAAAATGGTACTTCAACCCGAATACCCAATGCTTGTATTACACGATGATCTGGAGTAG
- a CDS encoding Lacal_2735 family protein, with translation MFNLFKKKPKIMKLDAQYRKLLAEAHKLSKINRKASDSKVVEANEILKQIESLQMQNKHSV, from the coding sequence ATGTTCAATCTATTCAAAAAAAAACCAAAGATTATGAAGCTTGACGCTCAGTATCGTAAGTTACTTGCAGAAGCACACAAACTATCTAAAATTAACCGAAAGGCAAGCGATAGCAAGGTGGTGGAGGCAAATGAAATTTTAAAACAAATAGAGAGCCTGCAAATGCAGAACAAGCATTCAGTTTAG